The following proteins are co-located in the Helicobacter acinonychis genome:
- a CDS encoding metallophosphoesterase, whose amino-acid sequence MLISIAFLLVLCLLNYSSFRMLESFLTLKKVSQHAYLGFFILLSIGETLFTFYRNTMPSYLFFLTSACSFVTFIIFILSLGFYGFSYSIEKIDFLHSRRKSLKNFLTLGFYLALLGYFWRGFYEGLARPKIKETPIYLDKLDKELKIILLTDMHVGSLLQKDFVNYIVEEVNQKEVDMVLIGGDLVDENIEKVKSFLLPLNNLKSTHGTFYVPGNHEYYHGIEPILSFLETLNLKILGNECVDLEGVNLCGVYDYFARKHQNFAPDIDKALQKCNKSKPTILLAHQPKQIRSLKESHSVDLVLSGHTHAGQIFPFSLLVKLAQTYLYGLYKHSDTTQIYVSSGAGYWGIPLRFLAPSEIAYLRLLPKNQV is encoded by the coding sequence ATGCTGATTTCCATAGCGTTTTTATTGGTTTTGTGTCTTTTGAATTATAGTTCTTTTAGGATGTTAGAATCGTTTTTAACCTTAAAAAAAGTTTCCCAACACGCTTATTTAGGGTTTTTCATCCTTTTAAGCATAGGCGAGACACTTTTTACTTTTTATAGAAACACCATGCCTAGCTATCTATTTTTTTTGACTTCAGCGTGTTCGTTTGTCACTTTTATTATTTTTATCCTTTCTTTAGGTTTTTATGGGTTTTCTTATTCTATAGAAAAAATAGATTTCTTGCATTCAAGGCGTAAAAGTTTAAAAAATTTTTTAACATTAGGGTTTTATCTGGCGTTGTTGGGGTATTTTTGGCGTGGGTTTTACGAAGGGTTGGCTCGCCCTAAAATCAAAGAAACCCCTATTTATTTAGACAAATTAGACAAAGAGTTAAAGATTATTTTACTCACAGACATGCATGTGGGGAGTTTGTTGCAAAAAGATTTTGTCAACTACATTGTAGAAGAAGTCAATCAAAAAGAAGTGGATATGGTGTTGATTGGTGGGGATTTGGTGGATGAAAACATTGAAAAAGTCAAATCTTTTTTACTGCCTTTAAACAACCTTAAAAGTACCCATGGCACTTTTTATGTGCCAGGAAATCATGAGTATTATCACGGCATAGAGCCGATTTTATCGTTTCTTGAAACTCTCAATTTGAAGATTTTAGGGAATGAGTGCGTGGATTTAGAGGGGGTTAATTTGTGTGGCGTGTATGATTATTTCGCAAGAAAGCATCAAAATTTTGCCCCTGATATTGATAAAGCCTTACAAAAGTGCAATAAGAGTAAGCCTACGATCCTTTTAGCCCATCAGCCTAAACAAATTAGAAGTCTTAAAGAAAGCCACTCTGTGGATTTAGTGCTTTCAGGGCATACCCATGCAGGGCAAATTTTCCCCTTTAGCCTTTTAGTTAAGTTGGCGCAAACTTATTTGTATGGTTTATACAAGCACAGCGACACCACTCAAATTTATG
- the acs gene encoding acetate--CoA ligase — MQLDDDLEFAKKIFNPNRAFAKQARIKNMCEYKDLVHEANENYENFWGELAKQKLTWFKPFDKVLNSDNAPFFKWFENGKINVSYNCIDRHLKDKKNKVAIIFEGEMGDYNAITYRKLHSEVNKTANLLKNEFNIKKGDRVIIYMPMIAESVYMMLACTRIGAIHSIVFAGFSPEALRDRINDAQAKLVITADGTFRKGKPYMLKPALDKALTNNTCPSVEKTLIVIRNAKEIDYVRGRDFVYNEMVNYQSDKCEPEMMDSEDPLFLLYTSGSTGKPKGVQHSSAGYLLWAQMTMEWVFDIRDNDNFWCTADIGWITGHTYVVYGPLACGATTLILEGTMSYPDYGRWWRMIEEYRVDKFYTSPTAIRMLHAKGENEPSKYNLDSLKVLGTVGEPINPTAWKWFYEKIGNSQCSIVDTWWQTETGGHIISPLPGATPIRASCATLPLPGIHAEVLNEDGSKTKPGEQGFLCITKPWPSMIRNIWGDEKRYIDSYFSQIQLNGEYVYLSGDGAIVDENGYITIIGRTDDIVNVSGHRIGTAEVESAISKHEMVVECAVVGIPDTIKGEGLFAFVVLCDGAKCNLGESLELLKEMNHILAVEIGKIAKLDNVMYVPGLPKTRSGKIMRRILKSIVKKEPITQDLSTLEDVNVVKEIINIAQMEE, encoded by the coding sequence ATGCAATTGGACGATGATTTAGAATTCGCTAAAAAGATCTTTAACCCTAACAGAGCATTTGCCAAGCAAGCTAGGATTAAAAACATGTGCGAATATAAGGATTTAGTGCATGAAGCCAATGAAAATTATGAAAATTTTTGGGGCGAATTAGCCAAGCAAAAACTCACATGGTTTAAGCCCTTTGATAAGGTTTTAAACAGCGATAACGCCCCTTTTTTTAAATGGTTTGAAAATGGCAAAATCAATGTTTCTTATAATTGCATAGACAGGCATTTAAAAGACAAAAAAAATAAAGTGGCGATCATTTTTGAAGGGGAAATGGGGGATTATAATGCTATCACTTACAGAAAACTCCACTCTGAAGTCAATAAAACAGCCAACCTTTTAAAAAACGAGTTCAATATCAAAAAAGGCGATAGGGTAATTATCTACATGCCTATGATTGCAGAGAGCGTTTATATGATGCTCGCATGCACTAGGATTGGGGCGATTCATAGCATCGTTTTTGCTGGGTTTAGCCCTGAAGCTTTGAGGGATAGGATCAATGACGCTCAAGCCAAATTGGTTATCACAGCAGACGGAACCTTTAGAAAAGGCAAACCCTACATGCTCAAACCAGCCCTTGACAAAGCTTTAACCAATAACACCTGCCCTAGCGTGGAAAAAACGCTTATTGTGATACGAAACGCCAAAGAGATTGACTATGTGAGAGGGCGCGATTTTGTCTATAATGAAATGGTCAATTACCAATCCGATAAATGCGAACCTGAAATGATGGACTCTGAAGATCCTTTATTCTTACTCTACACAAGCGGATCGACTGGGAAGCCCAAAGGGGTCCAGCACAGCAGTGCGGGGTATTTATTATGGGCTCAAATGACAATGGAGTGGGTTTTTGATATTAGAGATAACGATAATTTTTGGTGCACGGCTGATATTGGTTGGATCACAGGGCACACTTATGTGGTTTATGGGCCTTTAGCTTGTGGGGCGACCACTTTGATATTAGAGGGCACGATGTCTTATCCGGATTATGGGAGATGGTGGAGGATGATAGAAGAATACCGCGTGGATAAATTCTACACTTCCCCCACCGCCATAAGAATGCTGCATGCAAAAGGCGAAAACGAACCCTCAAAATACAATTTGGATTCACTCAAGGTTTTAGGAACGGTGGGAGAGCCCATTAACCCTACAGCATGGAAATGGTTTTATGAAAAAATCGGTAATTCGCAATGCAGTATCGTGGATACCTGGTGGCAGACAGAAACAGGAGGGCATATCATAAGCCCATTACCGGGGGCCACACCCATAAGGGCTAGTTGTGCGACCTTGCCCTTGCCTGGAATTCATGCGGAAGTTTTAAATGAAGACGGCAGCAAAACCAAACCGGGAGAGCAAGGGTTTTTATGCATCACTAAGCCATGGCCTTCTATGATACGAAACATTTGGGGCGATGAAAAACGATACATTGATAGCTATTTTTCTCAAATCCAATTGAATGGGGAGTATGTCTATCTCTCTGGAGATGGCGCTATCGTGGATGAAAACGGATACATTACCATTATTGGACGCACAGATGATATTGTGAATGTGAGCGGGCATAGGATTGGCACGGCTGAAGTGGAGAGCGCTATTTCTAAACATGAAATGGTTGTAGAATGTGCGGTAGTGGGTATCCCTGATACCATTAAAGGGGAGGGATTGTTTGCGTTTGTGGTGCTATGCGATGGGGCTAAATGCAATCTTGGCGAGAGCTTGGAATTGTTAAAAGAAATGAATCACATATTAGCCGTTGAAATTGGAAAGATCGCTAAACTAGACAATGTCATGTATGTGCCGGGCTTACCTAAAACTAGGAGCGGAAAGATTATGAGAAGGATTTTAAAATCCATCGTTAAAAAAGAGCCTATCACTCAAGATTTAAGCACGCTAGAAGATGTGAATGTGGTCAAAGAAATCATAAATATCGCTCAAATGGAAGAGTGA
- the rimP gene encoding ribosome maturation factor RimP codes for MTKRIEERIEGVIESLGYLLYDVSLIKESEQHILRVSLKNPNGAVSLDNCQQVSEIISPLLDVCDFLKDAYILEVSSMGLERTLKTPKHFKLSLGEKVAVKLMNKQSFQAILKDANDLSVDFELENHTIKSVEYKDLKKVKTLFEW; via the coding sequence ATGACTAAAAGAATAGAAGAACGAATAGAAGGCGTGATTGAAAGCTTGGGTTATTTGCTTTATGATGTGAGTTTGATTAAAGAAAGTGAGCAACATATTTTAAGGGTGAGTCTTAAAAACCCTAATGGGGCGGTTAGCTTGGATAATTGCCAACAGGTGAGCGAAATTATTTCGCCCCTATTGGATGTGTGTGATTTTCTTAAAGACGCTTATATTTTAGAAGTGAGTTCCATGGGTTTAGAAAGAACGCTTAAAACCCCCAAACATTTCAAGCTTTCTTTAGGCGAAAAAGTGGCAGTTAAGCTTATGAATAAACAAAGCTTTCAAGCTATCCTTAAAGACGCTAACGATTTAAGCGTGGATTTTGAATTAGAGAATCACACTATCAAAAGCGTGGAGTATAAGGATTTAAAAAAGGTTAAAACGCTTTTTGAGTGGTGA
- the rbfA gene encoding 30S ribosome-binding factor RbfA translates to MNAHKERLESNLLELLQEALSSLNDSELNSLSVTKVECSKGKHHAFVFVLSQDHKILSKLKKAEGLIRQFVLQASGWFKCPKLSFILDNSLEKQLRLDAIFNEIAKGKDDD, encoded by the coding sequence ATGAACGCCCATAAAGAACGCTTAGAATCCAATCTTTTAGAATTGTTACAAGAAGCTTTATCAAGTTTGAATGACAGCGAGTTGAATTCTTTAAGCGTGACTAAAGTGGAATGCTCTAAAGGGAAGCACCACGCTTTTGTGTTTGTGCTTTCACAAGATCATAAAATCCTTTCTAAATTAAAAAAAGCTGAGGGCTTGATTAGGCAGTTTGTCTTGCAAGCAAGCGGATGGTTTAAATGCCCAAAACTCAGTTTTATTTTAGACAATAGTTTAGAAAAGCAGCTCCGCCTAGACGCTATATTTAATGAGATCGCTAAAGGAAAAGATGATGACTAA
- the infB gene encoding translation initiation factor IF-2 — protein sequence MSGMVDLKEFLAELGKTQKELKNVIEQAKDIGLELRTNSKMTPEEAEKLYKYIVDGIKEQIQSNRPIKKDKEGAATPKASNKKTSKTPKKEEAKSQLKPKNTKKKKKEAPTPILKKKGIEIVDTFENKTPPVENAPKVVTPSQSQIEKAKQKLQEIQKSREALNKLTQSNTNNANNANSAKKEISEVAKQEREQEHLDNKRRENIKRYTGFRVIKRNDDENETQNSVTENKKPTQSAVAIFEDIKKEWQEKDKETKKAKKSNKPKAIPAAKNNKSHKIDFSDARDFKGNNDIYDDETDEILLFDLHEQDNLNEEEEKEIRQNINDRARIQRKNPWMNEGGIKRQSKKKRVFRNDNSQKVVQSVISIPEEVCVYEFAQKANLNLADVIKTLFNLGLMVTKNDFLDKDSIEILAEEFHLEISVQNTLEEFEVEEVLEGVKKERPPVVTIMGHVDHGKTSLLDKIRDKRVAHTEAGGITQHIGAYMVEKNGKWVSFIDTPGHEAFSQMRNRGAQVTDIAVIVIAADDGVKQQTVEALEHAKVANVPVIFAMNKMDKPNVNLDKLKAECAELGYNPVDWGGEYEFIPISAKTGDGIDNLLETILIQADIMELKAIEEGRARAVVLEGSVEKGRGAVATVIVQSGTLSVGDSFFAETAFGKVRTMTDDQGKSIQNLKPSMVALITGLSEVPPAGSVLIGVENDSIARLQAQKRATYLRQKALSKSTKVSFDELSEMVANKELKNIPVVIKADTQGSLEAIKNSLLELNNEEVAIQVIHSGVGGITENDLSLVASSEHAVILGFNIRPTGNVKNKAKEYNVSIKTYTVIYALIEEMRSLLLGLMSPIIEEEHTGQAEVRETFNIPKVGTIAGCVVSDGVITRGIKVRLIRDGVVIHTGEILSLKRFKDDAKEVSKGYECGIMLENYNEIKVGDVFETYKEIHKKRTL from the coding sequence ATGAGTGGTATGGTTGATCTAAAAGAGTTTCTAGCCGAGCTTGGCAAGACTCAAAAAGAGCTTAAAAATGTGATCGAGCAAGCTAAAGATATTGGTTTGGAGCTTAGAACAAATTCTAAAATGACCCCAGAGGAAGCGGAAAAGCTATACAAATACATTGTAGATGGCATTAAAGAACAAATACAATCCAATAGGCCCATTAAAAAAGACAAAGAGGGAGCCGCAACGCCTAAAGCTTCTAACAAAAAGACTTCCAAAACGCCTAAAAAAGAAGAGGCAAAAAGCCAACTAAAGCCAAAGAACACTAAAAAAAAGAAAAAAGAAGCTCCCACGCCCATTCTCAAAAAGAAAGGAATAGAGATTGTTGATACTTTTGAGAATAAAACGCCCCCTGTGGAAAACGCTCCTAAAGTGGTGACCCCCTCTCAATCTCAAATAGAAAAAGCCAAACAAAAGCTCCAAGAAATCCAAAAAAGCCGAGAAGCCCTAAACAAACTCACCCAAAGCAACACTAATAATGCGAATAATGCTAATAGTGCTAAAAAGGAAATCAGCGAAGTTGCAAAGCAAGAGCGAGAGCAAGAGCATTTAGACAACAAACGCCGTGAAAATATTAAAAGATACACAGGCTTTAGGGTGATCAAACGCAATGATGATGAAAACGAAACGCAAAACAGCGTAACCGAAAACAAAAAACCCACTCAAAGTGCGGTGGCTATTTTTGAAGACATTAAAAAAGAATGGCAAGAAAAAGACAAAGAGACTAAAAAAGCTAAAAAATCCAATAAGCCCAAAGCCATCCCCGCAGCCAAAAACAACAAATCCCATAAAATTGATTTTAGCGATGCGAGAGATTTTAAGGGTAATAATGATATTTATGACGATGAAACCGATGAAATCTTATTGTTTGATCTGCATGAACAAGACAATTTAAACGAAGAAGAAGAAAAAGAAATCCGCCAAAATATCAACGATAGGGCACGCATCCAAAGGAAAAACCCTTGGATGAATGAGGGCGGTATCAAACGGCAATCCAAAAAAAAGCGTGTGTTTCGTAATGATAACAGCCAAAAAGTAGTCCAAAGCGTGATTTCTATCCCTGAAGAAGTGTGCGTTTATGAATTTGCACAAAAAGCGAATTTGAATTTAGCTGATGTGATTAAAACCCTTTTTAATCTAGGGCTCATGGTAACTAAAAACGACTTTTTGGATAAGGATAGCATAGAGATTTTAGCCGAAGAGTTTCATTTAGAAATTTCTGTTCAAAACACTTTAGAAGAATTTGAAGTGGAAGAGGTGCTAGAGGGCGTGAAAAAAGAGCGCCCACCTGTGGTGACTATCATGGGGCATGTTGATCATGGTAAAACTTCGCTATTGGATAAAATCCGTGATAAAAGAGTCGCTCACACTGAAGCTGGGGGGATCACTCAGCACATTGGTGCTTACATGGTGGAAAAGAATGGCAAATGGGTGTCTTTCATTGACACTCCAGGGCATGAAGCCTTTAGCCAGATGCGTAATCGTGGGGCTCAAGTAACAGATATTGCAGTGATTGTGATAGCTGCTGATGATGGGGTGAAGCAACAAACTGTTGAAGCTTTAGAGCATGCAAAGGTGGCTAATGTGCCTGTGATTTTTGCGATGAATAAAATGGATAAGCCTAATGTCAATCTGGACAAACTTAAAGCCGAATGCGCTGAGCTTGGTTATAACCCTGTGGATTGGGGCGGAGAATATGAATTCATCCCCATTTCGGCTAAAACAGGCGATGGCATTGACAATTTGCTAGAAACTATCCTTATTCAAGCGGATATTATGGAATTAAAAGCCATAGAAGAGGGTAGGGCTAGAGCGGTTGTTTTGGAAGGGAGCGTGGAAAAAGGCCGTGGGGCAGTGGCCACTGTGATTGTGCAAAGCGGGACTTTGAGCGTGGGGGATAGCTTTTTTGCAGAAACGGCGTTTGGAAAAGTGAGAACGATGACTGACGATCAAGGCAAGAGCATTCAAAATTTAAAACCCTCTATGGTGGCTCTCATTACGGGCTTGAGCGAAGTGCCACCCGCTGGCTCTGTTTTAATAGGGGTAGAAAACGATTCTATTGCACGCTTGCAAGCTCAAAAAAGGGCGACTTATTTACGCCAAAAAGCTTTGAGTAAAAGCACTAAAGTGTCTTTTGATGAGCTTTCAGAAATGGTTGCGAATAAGGAATTGAAAAATATTCCTGTGGTTATTAAAGCGGATACGCAAGGAAGCTTGGAAGCCATTAAAAACAGCTTGTTAGAGCTTAATAACGAAGAAGTGGCGATTCAAGTGATCCACTCAGGGGTGGGGGGCATTACTGAGAATGATTTAAGTTTAGTAGCTAGCAGTGAGCATGCCGTGATTTTAGGCTTTAATATCCGTCCTACCGGTAATGTGAAAAATAAGGCTAAAGAATACAATGTGAGCATTAAAACTTACACGGTGATTTATGCCTTGATTGAAGAAATGCGATCGCTCTTATTGGGCTTGATGAGTCCTATTATTGAAGAAGAACATACCGGACAAGCTGAAGTGAGAGAAACCTTTAATATCCCTAAAGTTGGCACGATAGCTGGGTGTGTGGTGAGCGATGGGGTGATCACTCGTGGCATTAAAGTGCGTTTGATTAGAGATGGCGTGGTGATTCACACTGGCGAAATCCTTTCTTTGAAACGCTTTAAAGATGACGCTAAAGAAGTTTCTAAAGGCTATGAATGCGGAATCATGCTAGAAAATTATAATGAAATTAAAGTGGGCGATGTGTTTGAGACCTATAAAGAAATCCATAAAAAAAGAACTCTCTAA
- a CDS encoding DUF448 domain-containing protein, which produces MRKTEIKTRMCVACRMCQSQKDLLRLKSFENQIMEFDGKGRSFYVCENCLKNGEKKLLKAILKIKNAPKDTKNIINWIKERSIA; this is translated from the coding sequence TTGAGAAAGACTGAAATTAAAACCCGCATGTGTGTGGCGTGCAGAATGTGCCAATCTCAAAAGGATTTATTGCGTTTGAAAAGTTTTGAAAATCAAATCATGGAGTTTGACGGCAAGGGTCGTAGTTTTTATGTGTGTGAAAATTGTTTGAAGAATGGAGAAAAAAAGTTGTTGAAAGCGATTTTAAAAATAAAGAATGCCCCAAAAGATACCAAAAATATCATCAATTGGATTAAGGAGAGAAGCATAGCATGA
- the thrB gene encoding homoserine kinase, which yields MVVSVPATSANLGPGFDCLGLSLNLRNRFFIEPSSFHAVKLVGEGEGIPKFLTNNIFTKVFYEILKKHGHDGSFKFLLHNKVPITRGMGSSSAMIVGAVASAFAFLGFPFDRENIVNTALIYENHPDNITPAVFGGYNAAFVEKKKVISLKTKIPSFLKAVMVIPNRVVSTKQSRHLLPKRYSVQESVFNLSHASLMTMAIVQGKWDLLRCCAKDRMHQNKRMQTYPVLFAIQKLALENNALMSTLSGSGSSFFNMCYEEDAPKLKQVLSKKFPKFRVAVLDFDNDGVLIEKD from the coding sequence TTGGTAGTGAGTGTTCCTGCAACAAGTGCGAATTTAGGCCCCGGTTTTGATTGCTTGGGTTTGAGCTTGAATTTACGCAATCGTTTTTTTATTGAACCTAGCAGTTTTCATGCCGTGAAATTGGTTGGGGAGGGCGAAGGGATCCCTAAATTTTTAACCAACAATATTTTTACTAAAGTGTTTTATGAGATTTTAAAAAAGCATGGGCATGACGGCTCGTTTAAGTTTTTATTGCATAATAAAGTCCCTATTACAAGGGGCATGGGGTCTAGCTCAGCGATGATTGTAGGTGCGGTCGCTTCGGCGTTTGCGTTTTTAGGCTTTCCTTTTGACAGAGAAAATATTGTCAATACCGCTTTAATTTATGAAAACCATCCAGATAATATCACCCCAGCGGTGTTTGGGGGGTATAATGCAGCGTTTGTGGAAAAAAAGAAAGTGATAAGTTTGAAAACCAAAATCCCTTCTTTTTTAAAAGCGGTGATGGTGATCCCTAATAGAGTCGTTTCTACCAAGCAATCGCGCCACCTTTTGCCCAAGCGTTACAGCGTGCAAGAGAGCGTTTTTAATCTTTCGCATGCGAGCTTGATGACCATGGCGATTGTGCAAGGCAAGTGGGATTTATTGCGTTGTTGCGCAAAAGATAGGATGCATCAAAACAAGCGCATGCAAACTTATCCTGTGTTGTTTGCGATCCAAAAGCTTGCTTTAGAAAATAATGCCTTAATGAGCACGCTTTCAGGGAGCGGTTCGTCGTTTTTTAACATGTGTTATGAAGAAGACGCCCCTAAGTTGAAGCAGGTTTTGAGTAAGAAATTCCCTAAATTTAGGGTGGCGGTTTTAGATTTTGATAATGATGGAGTCCTTATTGAGAAAGACTGA
- the lpxC gene encoding UDP-3-O-acyl-N-acetylglucosamine deacetylase, with translation MKQTTINHSVELVGIGLHKGVPVKLVLEPLEENQGIVFYRSDLGVKLPLRPENIVDTKMATVLGKDNARISTIEHLLSVIHAYGIDNIKISVDNEEIPIMDGSALAYCMLLDEVGIKELDAPKKVMEIKQAIEVREGDKFVKIEPDNQLSLNFTIDFNHPVISKQNHHFVFSKSAYKEQVAKARTFGFLQEVNYLRSIGLAKGGSLNNCIVLDENSILNKEGLRCEKEFVHHKILDAMGDLMVLGMSVMGKYTSFSGSHKLNSMLVKAVLADAKNYEVLVALDPVKELALQKAFA, from the coding sequence ATGAAACAAACGACCATTAACCACTCCGTAGAATTAGTAGGAATAGGCTTGCACAAGGGCGTTCCTGTGAAGCTTGTTTTAGAGCCTTTGGAAGAAAATCAAGGCATTGTTTTTTACCGCTCTGACTTGGGCGTGAAACTCCCCTTAAGACCTGAAAACATCGTGGATACCAAAATGGCAACCGTGTTGGGTAAGGATAATGCGAGGATTTCTACGATTGAACATTTGCTTTCAGTTATCCATGCTTATGGCATTGACAATATTAAAATCTCTGTGGATAATGAAGAAATCCCTATCATGGATGGGAGTGCTTTGGCTTATTGCATGCTTTTAGATGAAGTGGGGATTAAAGAATTAGACGCTCCTAAAAAAGTGATGGAAATCAAGCAAGCCATTGAGGTGAGAGAAGGCGATAAGTTTGTCAAAATTGAGCCAGATAACCAGCTTTCTTTGAATTTTACGATTGATTTTAACCATCCGGTTATTTCTAAACAAAACCACCATTTTGTTTTTAGTAAAAGTGCTTACAAAGAGCAAGTCGCTAAAGCTCGTACCTTTGGGTTTTTGCAGGAAGTGAATTATTTGCGCTCCATTGGTTTGGCTAAAGGGGGGAGCTTGAATAATTGTATCGTGTTGGATGAAAACAGCATTTTGAATAAAGAGGGTTTGAGGTGCGAAAAGGAATTTGTGCACCACAAAATTTTAGACGCCATGGGGGATTTAATGGTCTTAGGCATGTCTGTAATGGGCAAATACACTTCTTTTTCAGGGAGCCATAAACTCAATTCCATGTTAGTTAAAGCCGTTTTAGCAGACGCTAAAAATTATGAAGTTTTAGTGGCCCTAGATCCAGTTAAAGAACTTGCGTTGCAAAAGGCTTTCGCTTAA
- the minC gene encoding septum site-determining protein MinC: MLKTNQKNVHAFEIEKQDPKAVIEFLEKNHALLQYFLIIFKYDIELEVKAILHKHQLLFLETNRALNGRHIKAMPLEKETNHSKPSNPTIEPKTMIYERNIRSGEEIYSANHLIFLGNIHNGAKIVSEGCVSVYGVCEGAIMCFGECLILKEVKSAQIVFQNKILSLKEIERLLVNKNIKIITKNDDIMEIKEIL, translated from the coding sequence ATGTTAAAAACGAATCAAAAAAATGTGCATGCGTTTGAAATTGAAAAACAAGATCCCAAAGCTGTCATAGAATTTTTAGAAAAAAACCATGCCCTTTTGCAATATTTTCTCATTATATTTAAATACGATATTGAATTGGAAGTCAAAGCCATTTTACATAAACACCAACTGTTGTTTTTAGAGACAAATCGCGCTCTAAACGGACGCCATATCAAAGCCATGCCTTTAGAAAAAGAAACCAACCATTCAAAACCAAGTAACCCTACGATAGAGCCTAAAACAATGATCTATGAGCGCAATATTAGGAGCGGGGAAGAGATTTATAGCGCTAACCATCTTATTTTTTTAGGCAATATCCACAATGGAGCGAAGATCGTTTCAGAGGGCTGTGTGTCCGTTTATGGGGTGTGCGAAGGGGCGATTATGTGTTTTGGAGAGTGTTTGATTTTAAAGGAAGTCAAGAGTGCTCAAATTGTTTTTCAAAATAAAATTTTATCTTTAAAAGAGATTGAACGGCTTTTAGTTAATAAAAATATTAAAATAATCACTAAAAATGACGATATAATGGAGATAAAGGAAATACTATGA
- a CDS encoding M23 family metallopeptidase, translating to MGLGFRVLILSVLILGGYLIFNAFITKPGALNFSLNSEEDASNDNHETLFWDLKKPIKIKITAPKGIKRYALKVTTKDNLILYEKENLVLDKPKSLEVLLIKPEIMGLEDKCLSYEIHANDWSYAHFFNGNKASFKQEVCVDTIKPSIKVLSRSPSIAYGGSAIVIFEALDKNLSQAFVHVKKKDFKAFRLLEFKQRNIFIALVPWSYENKDFKASIVAKDKANNSNITPLLFKRKTHRLRERDIDLSALKDKILKQEIFQNKIAIEQTLLEMLSHARLKDLEKIQEIALKQGDFYKDFSHFQALKPLNGSFKIVGNFLENRRFLKDHQMLFQFPHLGVDLRPSKDLSLAFDPIMKRVFEGELDFYGNSLIDCYGLGLCAFFAHLKDDKSVGSSGLKLESGLHLGMLLQGVFVRPNEWLDEQWIKTNIIAPIEQAKRLLMKG from the coding sequence TTGGGACTAGGGTTTAGGGTTTTAATTTTAAGCGTTTTAATTTTAGGAGGCTATCTTATTTTTAACGCTTTTATCACAAAACCTGGAGCGTTAAATTTTAGTTTAAATAGCGAAGAGGATGCGAGTAATGACAATCATGAAACGCTTTTTTGGGATTTAAAAAAACCCATTAAGATTAAAATAACAGCCCCAAAGGGCATCAAACGATACGCGCTCAAAGTAACCACAAAAGATAATTTGATCTTATATGAAAAAGAAAACCTAGTCCTAGATAAGCCCAAGTCTTTAGAAGTGCTTTTAATCAAGCCTGAAATCATGGGGCTAGAAGACAAGTGCCTTTCGTATGAAATTCATGCTAATGATTGGAGCTATGCACATTTTTTTAATGGCAATAAGGCGTCTTTCAAACAAGAAGTGTGTGTGGATACGATAAAACCTTCAATTAAAGTTTTATCCCGCTCCCCAAGTATCGCTTATGGGGGGAGTGCGATAGTGATCTTTGAAGCTTTGGATAAAAATTTGTCTCAAGCGTTTGTGCATGTCAAAAAAAAGGATTTTAAAGCCTTTAGGCTTTTAGAATTCAAGCAACGCAATATTTTTATCGCTCTAGTGCCATGGTCTTATGAAAATAAGGATTTTAAGGCGTCTATTGTCGCTAAAGATAAAGCCAACAACTCTAATATCACCCCTTTATTGTTCAAGCGAAAAACCCATCGTTTAAGGGAAAGAGATATAGATTTAAGTGCTTTAAAAGATAAGATTCTAAAGCAAGAAATTTTTCAAAATAAGATAGCTATTGAGCAAACTTTATTGGAAATGCTTTCTCATGCACGCTTAAAAGATTTAGAAAAAATCCAAGAAATCGCTTTAAAGCAAGGGGATTTTTATAAGGATTTTTCCCATTTTCAAGCACTAAAACCCTTGAATGGGTCTTTTAAAATAGTGGGTAATTTTTTAGAGAATCGGCGTTTTTTAAAGGATCATCAGATGTTGTTCCAATTCCCGCATTTAGGGGTGGATTTAAGGCCTAGCAAGGATCTATCTTTAGCGTTTGATCCAATCATGAAAAGGGTTTTTGAAGGGGAGTTGGATTTTTATGGTAATAGTTTAATAGATTGCTATGGTTTGGGTTTGTGCGCTTTTTTCGCTCATTTAAAAGATGATAAAAGCGTGGGGAGTAGTGGTTTAAAATTAGAGAGCGGGTTGCATTTAGGAATGCTTTTGCAAGGGGTTTTTGTCCGGCCTAATGAATGGCTTGATGAGCAATGGATAAAAACCAATATCATTGCCCCCATAGAGCAAGCCAAACGGCTTTTAATGAAAGGATAG